The Apium graveolens cultivar Ventura chromosome 11, ASM990537v1, whole genome shotgun sequence genome has a window encoding:
- the LOC141697486 gene encoding E3 ubiquitin-protein ligase RSL1-like isoform X1: MSTLKPPNHDGAGEIAAVLQPEPFESDDDYAFRVQLLEAMAASLTFQPSSPTQSPLNAAVGNACTSQPSLGLEREIFDRNLANQEAKKTQDDLSRWINDHKLAEQLQSEWEGYEIGEASRSVSDEVFSIFCKGILVTDENCVSKAVGIGVAICDERDDLVYEMSKEVKVMEGEWMNNRVVAANALIEGLSCAVDLGLKNVVFFCDYYPLYQMVTRRWSSKQDKMAILISKIDILRKNFTECMPSFVPRNAVKYAYKFAREAIVPQTNKQVESTGTKIESCVICLEDVDVCQIFSVDGCSHRYCFSCMKQHVKVKLLNAILPKCPHDGCPSVLKLDSCQKFLTPKWIDIMSERLTEAAIPVIEKIYCPYPRCSALMSRTGILEYTKSLYPDVHECGVRKCMKCHGLFCVNCKVPWHNNMTCYVFKKNNISQHAEDVKLKTLAAHNRWRQCLKCNHMIELAKGCYHMTCRCGYEFCYTCGSEWKNKKATCTCPLWDDDHIMDNDSDDEEYGEFEDGIGNYDDYDSDSDDFY, translated from the exons ATGTCCACTCTAAAACCGCCCAACCACGACGGCGCCGGCGAAATCGCCGCCGTGCTCCAGCCAGAACCGTTCGAGTCCGACGACGATTACGCATTCCGCGTCCAACTCCTCGAAGCCATGGCCGCTTCTCTCACTTTCCAGCCTTCATCTCCAACTCAATCTCCACTAAACGCCGCCGTTGGGAACGCTTGTACCTCTCAACCATCCCTAGGTCTCGAACGCGAGATTTTCGACCGTAATCTCGCCAATCAGGAGGCGAAAAAGACGCAGGACGATCTCAGCCGTTGGATCAACGATCACAAGCTGGCCGAACAGCTGCAAAGCGAGTGGGAGGGTTATGAGATAGGAGAGGCGTCGAGGAGTGTTAGCGATGAGGTGTTTAGCATTTTTTGTAAGGGAATTTTGGTGACTGATGAGAATTGTGTTTCGAAAGCTGTGGGAATTGGAGTGGCGATTTGTGATGAGAGAGATGACTTGGTGTATGAGATGAGTAAGGAGGTGAAGGTGATGGAAGGAGAGTGGATGAATAATCGTGTCGTGGCTGCTAATGCGTTGATTGAAGGATTGAGTTGTGCGGTTGATTTAGGGTTGAAGAATGTTGTGTTTTTCTGCGATTACTATCCGTTGTACCAGATG GTTACCCGCCGATGGTCATCGAAGCAAGATAAAATGGCAATCCTAATTAGCAAAATAGATATTTTGAGAAAGAACTTCACTGAGTGCATGCCATCTTTCGTGCCCCGAAATGCTGTCAAATATGCTTATAAATTTGCTAGAGAGGCAATAGTTCCTCAGACGAACAAGCAGGTTGAGTCAACTGGTACAAAAATTGAATCTTGTGTTATCTGTTTGGAAGATGTAGATGTATGTCAGATTTTCTCGGTAGATGGTTGTTCACATCGCTATTGCTTTTCTTGCATGAAACAACATGTGAAGGTGAAGTTGCTCAACGCCATACTGCCGAAGTGCCCTCATGATGGTTGTCCCTCTGTATTGAAACTAGATAGCTGTCAGAAATTCTTGACCCCGAAATGGATTGATATTATGAGTGAACGCCTGACAGAAGCGGCAATTCCTGTGATAGAGAAAATATATTGCCCTTATCCTAGATGCTCTGCATTAATGTCAAGAACTGGAATTTTAGAATATACTAAATCTCTATACCCTGATGTCCACGAATGTGGAGTAAGGAAGTGCATGAAATGTCATGGTTTATTCTGTGTCAATTGCAAAGTTCCTTGGCATAACAACATGACTTGCTATGTGTTCAAGAAAAATAATATTAGTCAACATGCAGAAGATGTAAAACTGAAGACCCTCGCAGCACATAATCGCTGGCGTCAATGTTTAAAGTGCAATCATATGATTGAACTAGCAAAAGGCTGCTACCACATGACATGCAG ATGTGGGTATGAGTTCTGTTATACTTGTGGATCTGAGTGGAAAAATAAGAAAGCCACTTGTACCTGTCCACTTTGGGATGATGATCATATCATGGACaatgattctgatgatgaagaatACGGAGAATTTGAGGATGGGATTGGCAATTACGATGACTATGATTCTGATTCAGATGATTTCTACTAA
- the LOC141697486 gene encoding E3 ubiquitin-protein ligase RSL1-like isoform X2, with protein sequence MSTLKPPNHDGAGEIAAVLQPEPFESDDDYAFRVQLLEAMAASLTFQPSSPTQSPLNAAVGNACTSQPSLGLEREIFDRNLANQEAKKTQDDLSRWINDHKLAEQLQSEWEGYEIGEASRSVSDEVFSIFCKGILVTDENCVSKAVGIGVAICDERDDLVYEMSKEVKVMEGEWMNNRVVAANALIEGLSCAVDLGLKNVVFFCDYYPLYQMVTRRWSSKQDKMAILISKIDILRKNFTECMPSFVPRNAVKYAYKFAREAIVPQTNKQVKLLNAILPKCPHDGCPSVLKLDSCQKFLTPKWIDIMSERLTEAAIPVIEKIYCPYPRCSALMSRTGILEYTKSLYPDVHECGVRKCMKCHGLFCVNCKVPWHNNMTCYVFKKNNISQHAEDVKLKTLAAHNRWRQCLKCNHMIELAKGCYHMTCRCGYEFCYTCGSEWKNKKATCTCPLWDDDHIMDNDSDDEEYGEFEDGIGNYDDYDSDSDDFY encoded by the exons ATGTCCACTCTAAAACCGCCCAACCACGACGGCGCCGGCGAAATCGCCGCCGTGCTCCAGCCAGAACCGTTCGAGTCCGACGACGATTACGCATTCCGCGTCCAACTCCTCGAAGCCATGGCCGCTTCTCTCACTTTCCAGCCTTCATCTCCAACTCAATCTCCACTAAACGCCGCCGTTGGGAACGCTTGTACCTCTCAACCATCCCTAGGTCTCGAACGCGAGATTTTCGACCGTAATCTCGCCAATCAGGAGGCGAAAAAGACGCAGGACGATCTCAGCCGTTGGATCAACGATCACAAGCTGGCCGAACAGCTGCAAAGCGAGTGGGAGGGTTATGAGATAGGAGAGGCGTCGAGGAGTGTTAGCGATGAGGTGTTTAGCATTTTTTGTAAGGGAATTTTGGTGACTGATGAGAATTGTGTTTCGAAAGCTGTGGGAATTGGAGTGGCGATTTGTGATGAGAGAGATGACTTGGTGTATGAGATGAGTAAGGAGGTGAAGGTGATGGAAGGAGAGTGGATGAATAATCGTGTCGTGGCTGCTAATGCGTTGATTGAAGGATTGAGTTGTGCGGTTGATTTAGGGTTGAAGAATGTTGTGTTTTTCTGCGATTACTATCCGTTGTACCAGATG GTTACCCGCCGATGGTCATCGAAGCAAGATAAAATGGCAATCCTAATTAGCAAAATAGATATTTTGAGAAAGAACTTCACTGAGTGCATGCCATCTTTCGTGCCCCGAAATGCTGTCAAATATGCTTATAAATTTGCTAGAGAGGCAATAGTTCCTCAGACGAACAAGCAG GTGAAGTTGCTCAACGCCATACTGCCGAAGTGCCCTCATGATGGTTGTCCCTCTGTATTGAAACTAGATAGCTGTCAGAAATTCTTGACCCCGAAATGGATTGATATTATGAGTGAACGCCTGACAGAAGCGGCAATTCCTGTGATAGAGAAAATATATTGCCCTTATCCTAGATGCTCTGCATTAATGTCAAGAACTGGAATTTTAGAATATACTAAATCTCTATACCCTGATGTCCACGAATGTGGAGTAAGGAAGTGCATGAAATGTCATGGTTTATTCTGTGTCAATTGCAAAGTTCCTTGGCATAACAACATGACTTGCTATGTGTTCAAGAAAAATAATATTAGTCAACATGCAGAAGATGTAAAACTGAAGACCCTCGCAGCACATAATCGCTGGCGTCAATGTTTAAAGTGCAATCATATGATTGAACTAGCAAAAGGCTGCTACCACATGACATGCAG ATGTGGGTATGAGTTCTGTTATACTTGTGGATCTGAGTGGAAAAATAAGAAAGCCACTTGTACCTGTCCACTTTGGGATGATGATCATATCATGGACaatgattctgatgatgaagaatACGGAGAATTTGAGGATGGGATTGGCAATTACGATGACTATGATTCTGATTCAGATGATTTCTACTAA